In a genomic window of Phycodurus eques isolate BA_2022a chromosome 2, UOR_Pequ_1.1, whole genome shotgun sequence:
- the si:ch211-107o10.3 gene encoding retinol dehydrogenase 13 isoform X1, translating into MEHYVKIARELLKKHAVAITVAVAAGASLLALRRRLAGGVCRSKARLDGKTVLITGANTGLGKETALDLAQRGARVILACRDLTKASMAADYIRRKSGNNNMVVMKLDLASLKSVRELANQVINSEERLDILINNAGIMMCPKWKTEDGFEMQFGVNHLGHFLLTNLLLSMLKSSAPSRIVIVSSGAHEKGCIHFNDIHLDEDYKPDVSYRQSKLANVLFCRELAIRLKGTGVNTYCLHPGVARTELGRHLFPTSLWKNLLLIPFLMMIKTPREGAQTSIFCAVDESLATSSGLYYSDCAVTCPAPAATDNGIAKRLWALSASLVELE; encoded by the exons ATGGAACACTACGTCAAGATAGCGAGAGAGTTACTCAAGAAGCACGCCGTCGCTATCACCGTTGCAGTTGCAGCAG GGGCAAGCCTGCTGGCCTTGCGCAGGAGGCTGGCGGGGGGAGTGTGTCGGAGCAAGGCCAGGCTGGATGGGAAAACAGTGCTGATCACAGGCGCCAACACTGGCCTTGGGAAGGAGACGGCCCTGGATCTGGCGCAACGAG GGGCCAGAGTAATCCTCGCCTGCAGGGACTTGACCAAAGCCAGCATGGCCGCCGACTACATCCGCCGGAAGAGCGGCAACAACAACATGGTGGTGATGAAGCTGGACCTGGCCTCCCTGAAGTCAGTCAGAGAATTGGCCAACCAAGTTATAAATAGCGAGGAGCGTTTGGACATCCTGATTAACAATGCAG GTATCATGATGTGCCCCAAGTGGAAGACGGAGGACGGCTTCGAAATGCAGTTCGGCGTCAATCACCTGGGACACTTCCTGCTCACCAATCTTCTCCTCAGCATGCTGAAAAGCTCTGCACCAAGCCGAATTGTCATTGTCTCCAGTGGGGCGCATGAGAAgg GCTGCATCCACTTTAATGACATCCACCTTGATGAAGACTACAAACCTGACGTGAGCTACCGCCAAAGCAAGTTGGCCAATGTGCTCTTCTGCAGGGAACTAGCGATCAGGCTAAAAG GCACCGGCGTGAACACATACTGCCTCCACCCCGGCGTCGCCCGTACCGAGTTGGGCCGCCACCTGTTCCCTACGTCCCTGTGGAAGAATCTGCTCCTCATACCTTTCCTGATGATGATCAAAACTCCACGGGAAGGAGCACAGACTTCCATCTTCTGTGCTGTGGACGAGAGTCTAGCCACATCCAGCGGCCTCTACTACAG CGACTGTGCCGTCACCTGTCCTGCCCCAGCAGCCACGGATAATGGGATAGCCAAGCGACTGTGGGCCCTCAGCGCCAGTTTGGTCGAGCTGGAATGA
- the si:ch211-107o10.3 gene encoding retinol dehydrogenase 13 isoform X2, translating to MEHYVKIARELLKKHAVAITVAVAAGASLLALRRRLAGGVCRSKARLDGKTVLITGANTGLGKETALDLAQRGARVILACRDLTKASMAADYIRRKSGNNNMVVMKLDLASLKSVRELANQVINSEERLDILINNAGIMMCPKWKTEDGFEMQFGVNHLGHFLLTNLLLSMLKSSAPSRIVIVSSGAHEKGTGVNTYCLHPGVARTELGRHLFPTSLWKNLLLIPFLMMIKTPREGAQTSIFCAVDESLATSSGLYYSDCAVTCPAPAATDNGIAKRLWALSASLVELE from the exons ATGGAACACTACGTCAAGATAGCGAGAGAGTTACTCAAGAAGCACGCCGTCGCTATCACCGTTGCAGTTGCAGCAG GGGCAAGCCTGCTGGCCTTGCGCAGGAGGCTGGCGGGGGGAGTGTGTCGGAGCAAGGCCAGGCTGGATGGGAAAACAGTGCTGATCACAGGCGCCAACACTGGCCTTGGGAAGGAGACGGCCCTGGATCTGGCGCAACGAG GGGCCAGAGTAATCCTCGCCTGCAGGGACTTGACCAAAGCCAGCATGGCCGCCGACTACATCCGCCGGAAGAGCGGCAACAACAACATGGTGGTGATGAAGCTGGACCTGGCCTCCCTGAAGTCAGTCAGAGAATTGGCCAACCAAGTTATAAATAGCGAGGAGCGTTTGGACATCCTGATTAACAATGCAG GTATCATGATGTGCCCCAAGTGGAAGACGGAGGACGGCTTCGAAATGCAGTTCGGCGTCAATCACCTGGGACACTTCCTGCTCACCAATCTTCTCCTCAGCATGCTGAAAAGCTCTGCACCAAGCCGAATTGTCATTGTCTCCAGTGGGGCGCATGAGAAgg GCACCGGCGTGAACACATACTGCCTCCACCCCGGCGTCGCCCGTACCGAGTTGGGCCGCCACCTGTTCCCTACGTCCCTGTGGAAGAATCTGCTCCTCATACCTTTCCTGATGATGATCAAAACTCCACGGGAAGGAGCACAGACTTCCATCTTCTGTGCTGTGGACGAGAGTCTAGCCACATCCAGCGGCCTCTACTACAG CGACTGTGCCGTCACCTGTCCTGCCCCAGCAGCCACGGATAATGGGATAGCCAAGCGACTGTGGGCCCTCAGCGCCAGTTTGGTCGAGCTGGAATGA
- the tmed3 gene encoding transmembrane emp24 domain-containing protein 3 encodes MLSPLSLSCLLLHFFVVFATEFTFELPDNDKLCFYEELEKDVKFDIDYQVISGGNYDVDCFVTDPLDNILYNENKKQYDSFSHTTAMRGTYRVCFSNEFSTFSHKSVYLDFRHGDEDPLLPGMTRASALTHLESTCVSIHEILKVVSESQTWYRLREAHDRNRADHLHDRVTLWSIGETVLLFVIGVSQVMLLKSFFSDKKGSVAAMT; translated from the exons ATGCTGTCGCCGCTGTCGCTGAGTTGTCTGCTGCTTCACTTTTTCGTGGTCTTCGCCACCGAATTCACGTTTGAGCTCCCCGATAACGACAAGCTATGTTTCTACGAGGAGCTGGAGAAGGATGTCAAGTTTGACATAGATTACCAA GTGATTTCGGGAGGAAACTACGACGTGGACTGTTTTGTGACGGACCCTCTCGATAACATCTTGTACAATGAGAACAAGAAGCAGTATGACAGCTTCTCTCATACCACCGCCATGAGGGGGACCTACAGGGTCTGCTTCAGTAACGAATTCTCCACCTTTTCACACAAGTCCGTCTATCTGGATTTCCGACACGGCGACGAGGATCCTCTCCTGCCCGGCATGACCAGGGCCTCGGCGCTGACTCAT CTGGAATCAACATGCGTGTCCATCCACGAGATCCTGAAGGTGGTTTCGGAGTCACAGACGTGGTACCGGCTCAGGGAAGCACACGACCGCAATAGGGCGGATCACCTCCACGACCGTGTCACTCTCTGGTCCATCGGCGAAACGGTCCTGCTGTTTGTCATCGGCGTGAGTCAAGTCATGCTGCTCAAGAGCTTTTTCAGTGATAAGAAAGGCTCGGTGGCGGCGATGACTTAA
- the znf710b gene encoding zinc finger protein 710, translating to MARLVDTGTQTDPVVVLSLAQAAVLGLISQNEVFGATIAPNGFYTGEPKESPAQPVDGVDYEYADQLIGANGDYLGDNLAEDGQMQPSCSQRRWQQGPPQHPDVKMVIPDRHALQGSDGTVSHIKGEVVNSVMTSCVHMLNNMAPRGGLVQVDPATLRGTNKNCSECEREASNQQQASTHVHPPPTQVTHRGGEHRGLQGQRPLGGHSRGVSEGEEEVDHQGNNVLKPNQQDEAISSYFQTSEVGSYDSGEMSMGPEYEDGSQNMMWTDGNGGGGGQHQQPQPPQPPRRHGGRRVDRLDINIQIDESYCVDVGDGLKRWKCRMCDKSYTSKYNLVTHILGHNGIKPHACPHCGKLFKQPSHLQTHLLTHQGTRPHKCTVCKKGFTQTSHLKRHMLQHTDVKPYSCRFCRRGFAYPSELRAHEVKHERGRCHVCSQCGLEFPTYAHLKRHQTSHQGPHTFQCTECNKSFAYRSQLQNHLLKHQSPRPYTCSQCGLEFVQLHHLRQHSLTHKGMKGHKCEVCSREFTLSANLKRHMLIHNSVRPFQCHVCFKSFIQKQTLKTHMIVHLPVKPFKCKVCGKSFNRMYNLLGHMHLHAGSKPFKCPYCTSKFNLKGNLSRHMKVKHGMDVSPEGQVLPEMESQAEYEGQNFSFTSADTMDNSGSQNLTKLTTANMDDMEEYYNFGKDTNTYTTP from the exons ATGGCCAGGCTGGTGGACACAGGCACACAAACAGATCCAGTCGTTGTGCTGTCCTTGGCCCAGGCTGCCGTGCTAGGTCTCATCTCGCAGAATGAAGTCTTCGGCGCAACCATTGCACCCAACGGCTTCTACACTGGTGAGCCCAAAGAGTCGCCCGCGCAACCAGTAGACGGAGTGGACTACGAGTACGCAGACCAGCTAATCGGTGCAAACGGAGATTACCTTGGGGATAATTTAGCGGAGGACGGACAGATGCAACCCAGCTGCAGTCAGAGAAGATGGCAGCAGGGGCCACCTCAGCACCCTGATGTTAAAATGGTCATCCCCGATCGCCATGCCCTTCAAGGCAGTGACGGGACTGTGTCTCACATCAAAGGGGAAGTGGTGAACTCGGTCATGACCTCATGTGTTCACATGCTTAACAATATGGCTCCCAGGGGGGGGTTGGTTCAAGTGGACCCGGCCACCCTGAGAGGAACCAACAAGAACTGTTCAGAGTGTGAGCGAGAGGCCTCCAACCAGCAGCAAGCCAGCACCCACGTCCACCCTCCTCCCACCCAGGTGACCCACCGAGGAGGGGAGCACAGAGGACTGCAGGGCCAGCGTCCCCTGGGGGGCCACAGTCGAGGTGTCAGCGAGGGTGAGGAGGAGGTAGATCACCAGGGCAACAACGTGCTGAAGCCTAACCAGCAAGATGAAGCCATCAGCAGCTACTTCCAGACCAGCGAAGTGGGTAGCTACGACTCGGGGGAAATGTCCATGGGGCCCGAGTACGAAGACGGTAGCCAGAACATGATGTGGACGGATGGTAACGGCGGCGGAGGTGGGCAGCACCAGCAGCCTCAGCCTCCGCAACCCCCCCGGCGACACGGCGGCCGCAGGGTGGACCGCCTGGACATCAACATCCAGATCGACGAGTCATACTGCGTGGACGTGGGCGACGGATTGAAGCGCTGGAAGTGTCGCATGTGCGACAAGTCGTACACGTCAAAATACAATCTCGTCACGCACATTCTGGGCCACAACGGCATCAAGCCGCACGCCTGCCCCCACTGCGGCAAGCTCTTCAAGCAGCCTAGCCACCTCCAGACCCACCTACTGACCCACCAGGGCACGCGGCCGCACAAGTGCACCGTGTGCAAGAAGGGCTTCACGCAGACCAGCCACCTGAAGCGCCATATGCTGCAGCACACCGACGTCAAGCCGTACAGCTGCCGCTTCTGCCGCCGCGGTTTTGCCTACCCCAGTGAGCTGCGCGCGCACGAGGTCAAGCACGAGCGCGGCCGCTGCCATGTGTGCTCGCAATGCGGCCTGGAGTTCCCCACTTATGCCCACCTTAAGCGCCACCAGACTAGCCACCAGGGGCCTCACACCTTCCAGTGCACCGAGTGCAACAAGTCATTTGCTTACCGCAGTCAGCTCCAGAACCACCTGCTGAAGCACCAGAGTCCCAGACCTTACACCTGCTCCCAGTGTGGCTTGGAGTTTGTGCAGCTGCACCACCTACGCCAGCACTCGCTAACCCATAAG GGCATGAAAGGGCACAAGTGCGAGGTGTGCTCCCGTGAGTTCACGCTGTCGGCCAACCTCAAGAGACACATGCTGATCCACAACAGTGTGCGGCCCTTCCAGTGTCACGTGTGCTTCAAGAGCTTCATCCAGAAGCAGACGCTCAAAACCCACATGATTGTCCACCTGCCCGTCAAGCCCTTTAAATGCAAG GTGTGTGGCAAGTCATTCAACAGAATGTACAACCTGCTGGGCCACATGCATCTACACGCTGGCAGTAAACCCTTCAAGTGTCCCTACTGCACCAGCAAGTTCAATCTAAAGGGCAACCTAAGCAGGCACATGAAGGTCAAGCACGGCATGGATGTGTCACCTGAAGGACAAG TACTTCCTGAAATGGAGAGCCAGGCAGAATATGAAGGCCAGAACTTCAGCTTCACGTCGGCGGACACCATGGACAATAGCGGCTCGCAAAACCTCACCAAGCTGACCACAGCCAACATGGACGACATGGAGGAGTACTACAACTTTGGCAAGGACACCAACACCTACACCACACCCTGA